AAAAAAGTATTGTATGTACAACTACAACAACCATTCACTGTAACATTGCTAGTGGCataatttatataacaataaGAATCCTATAAAGAATTGGTGATTTATTAGGAGTTCATATAATCTAGACATAAATTTTCCACTTTTTTGTGACATAATTAGTTTAAACCACAATTCTATACTACAACTTCTACAGTGACATGACTCTAACatacagaaatgaagaaaataagttcAGATTGCAGTACTGACCTCCTCTTCTGTGACAGAACAGTCATGAAGGTAGACATCACCTCTGGTTGTCACTGCCCACACAGTGTATGAGGAGGGTCTTCCTGTTAAGCCTCGGAACTGGTTACAGGCTGGTGAAGAATTTTTTTTAGCTCAGGCAAGAATTTTTTAAGAGATTCTGCTTAAGACAACTTTTGGGAGATtgtgataatatcatcatcaataccactgCTATCCACAGCACTTTCTAATTAAAAAGAGAATCAAATTGGGTATACTGATTAAAACACATACACTTGAATTcctgcagatacacatacacacatatgaagacataaaaataaaaatgtagacatacataaaaaaaaagaaatctccctaacaaaaaaaaattatatatatatacacatctcattCTGAATAAATGCTTATCATACCCATCCTTATTCACAGCAACATACTACAACACCTTGCCTAAAATCTGCATAAAAATGATCTCACCATTTGAGATGTGGTTCAGCCAGTCTTCAGCATCTGTTTCGGCTGAAAAGACCAGCGCCTTTGGGTGTAGGGGCTCAGAAGGATGATATATCCCAACGACAGACTTGGCTGTTCCAGGCTCAACCGATATAACACTCATCAATATTGTGCAGCACGATATCTCGACCTGGAATGAGTATTGAAGACAGATATGAATAAAGGAAAGCAAAGAGATaaaaactgaatatataaaattccatcacaatacaaaaataataaaaacaattaatcctTCAGGAAAACagtttaatattaaaaaaaagaaaaaaaaagtactagttcctaaaaatatataataataataaatgaacaaataaaataaaaactattttttaATTACACAAGCactttttttcttactgtctttGCAGAGCCCAGATTATAGTGTACCACAAGTGTGGCATCCTGAACCTGTGACCTGCGAGAGCCCACCATGGTCAGCTCCAAGGTCGCCGGCACCAACTGGCCCCCAGCCCACCAGCGGCACTGACCTGTGATGACCCAAGAAGACCCCTCCACAGCCTCTTCATACCTATCAAGAAGTGAAATGACCTTAGAAAAACATTACGCAATGGAGGAGAGAtaggtggaggtggaaagggaaggaaagggaagggaagggaagggaagggaggagaaaggaaggcagggcagggtagggcagggcagggcagggaagttaagggaagggaggagggagggcagggcaggtaggggaagggaagggaagggaagggaagggaagggaagggaagggaagggaagggaagggaaggggaaggaagggaagggaggggaaggaaagggaggggagggctgggcaggacagggaagggaagggaaaggaagggaagggaagggcagggcagggcagggaagggaagggaggggaaggaaagggagggcagggcagggcaaggcagggcagggcagggcaaggcagggcagggcagggcagggcagggcagggcagggcagggcaaggcagggcaaggcagggctaggggaggggagagacaaggacaaggacaaggaccagGACAGGACCAGgacaaaaacaaggacaaaaacaatgatgacaagtaggaagagaaatacagaaatacctCTACTTCTAGTGCCAAGAGATAACGAAATATTACAACCATGAAACAAAACCGAACGTTCAACCCACCCTTCGAAAGGTTTGATTTCCTTTTCGTGTCGCGAATGCAGCCTCTGAAGCACCTCCGCTCTCCAAGGTTCAGATGTCATGATGGGAGATCCCTCGCTCATGAACCTGTGTATAGAACATCATTATCGGCAATCTGCTAATTCCTCTTAGCTAACGTGTGATGCAAAGTGAAATCCTACTGTTGCATATAAGAAGAGAAATCTATTGTTTGTCGCATTGAGCAGCCTTTCTCCATGGGGTAAATACAAATATGGatggaaaaaaatactgaaaaaatggGGTGACAGATTTTTCTacaagtatatacaaaaaaaaaaataattatgctaCAATTGGCAgcagtatttatctatctgtttatctgtctccttatctacttatctatctatctatttatcatctatctacctatctatttttctatctacctatctatatatctatctatttacttatctatctatctatttatttatttatctatctatctatttatctatctatctatctatttacctacttatctatctacctatctacaaatCTTTCTAACTGATTACTACAATATATTTCAGTAACTTTGAACAAATCTACCTTTTTTTAAATGGCTAACTGACTTCAATATTTCCTAATTCTAACAATCAAAGCAAACAACATGCAAACCATATTCTAAAAAgtcactaacaaaaaaaaaaaaaaaaaaaaaaaaaaaaaaaacactaacaaaaaatGTCAAGAAGTCCCTTGGTTTTCAATACACTgcattaattctttattttttactcacTGAAAGTTGATTCCAATCAATTTATTCAATCTAAATGTGCACACAGGAAGGGAAATAAACAACTGTATCACCTTAAGTTTAGTTATATAAAATGGATATTCCTAATATAGGTTACTTTTACTTGGATGATATCTAGTGCATATTATCCAGTGTGCACAGATATCTGAGAATTACAAAATCCATTTTTCTCCTTCAGGGTACATCTGAAAGAATTTTAACTTACCTCCTAATGAACAAGTTCAGTGATGTAgagcattgaaatcaaaatgaaaaaaaaattagaatttTAAAACTTCTAGGGTATAAGTGTGGCATATACTATTCATTAAGTGATAGGATATACATGAACTTTTTGTTTCCTGCAGTGGCATtcttaaatatcatatataataaataataaaataactaacCATAGCTATGACAAATATTCCAGCTAAACACGAGACTTACCAACGCGGCATGTTATTGGCGCTCACCCAGCACCCTCCGCCAGATATCCATAGCCATAGGTGTTCGGCTTGAAAGGGTATCACATTGTAGTCtggtttctcttctctcattacaACCAGAGAGCCACGTCCAAGGCCAGCTTCACTGCCCGCGCTACTGCTGCTCACGTGGCGAAGGCGTGACTCGCTCCACTCCCCGCTCGAGTGCTGCAGTGATGGTGGACCCTCATGAGTTTGTTCTTCTGCTCTGTCACTTTTAGTCGATTGGCGATCCTCTTCTGGGACTCCCAGAGTTTCTCCTTCCACTAATTGTCCTTTGCTCATCTTTGTCTTATAACCTTCCTCACTCACGGCAATGACCCCATTGGCCACTGGGCTGCTCTCGCTGGCTTGAAAACTGCTGATGAATTCTCCACCTGGGTCAGACACGACAGAGGAGCTGAGGGAACTTGGGTAATCCTCTGGGTAGCGTATTTTGATGCTCGAGTCTCGGCTATCATGACCCGGCGAAGTTTCATTCTTCTCCCCAGCTCCAGTGACATttgcctcatctttctcttttggcTTCAGCTGTAAGTTTGGTAAACCAGCACTATTCTTGTTCTCCGACTCATCACCTGTTGATACTGCTCCACCTGGAGGAGATGCAGAATGGTCCAGTAGCTTCAGATTGTTCATAGCTGTTGCCATGCTTTGAAGGTCTTCTCCATCTGAGGTCTGTATACTAAGCAGACTTTCACCATCACACTGAGGTTCTAGTTTCTTCAATCCCCCATCAACTGGTGTGTTACTCTCACTTCCTGAAGTTAACTTGGCTAAAGGTCCTGGGCTTGGTGCAGGACTGGGACTAGGAGTTGGCTCTGGGGTCACTGATATGTCAATCGGGAGACAAATGGGCCGCCAAGTTCGACCTGTGAGCTCTGTTTCTGTGATGCCTGTGCGTATGAGCAAATTGTAGTCTTCACTACCAATGCCCCAGACCTACACAAATAAAAGAGTTGGTTTAATACTCTATCACATCAATTTCTTAtttaacaaaaaaacataatgtcCCATGAAAAGACATCTAATTACCATGGAAAATAAGCCTGTTCTCTAACCTGGTCATTTGGGCCAACAGAAATCATGTTGAGCATGCCCACCATCTTCAGCCAGCTACTGCCAGTCGTTCCTGTGTCCGCCTTGGACTGACTACTTCCATTGCCTGATCTGTTATGCTCTGAAGCAGCTTCCTTTGATGCTTGGAGTCCTCTCCGGAACCAGACCTTATGGTCCCTCGTCAAGGCCCACACTGACTTCGTTCCAACTGCCACCTGCTGCAGAGGACTGCCATTTGGAGGCTCAACAACGATCCAATCAACACCTGTGAATCAAATGCTAATCAGAcagcataaacaaaaacaaaaaagtttaaaATACATGAAAGGCAAGTTTGAAAAATATTAATTCTATAAGCATGGTGTCACAGTGCATTATACATAAACAATGTATGGGTGTTTGCATCAATTATACTTGTTTATTCCTATTCACAGAACTACTGATGTTAAATGGGACTGTAGTTTTACCCAGGTAACTCATGGTAAGACAAGCCATGCAAAggaaaggtaaggaaagaaaacaaagtcaAGGGCAATGGCAAAGGGATGGGCCTGGGCAAGGCCAAGGGTATCATAAGGTAAGAATGGAAAATAACCTTAGTGATAACAAACCTGTAGGCGCATCCCTCGTCACTCCGATCCTCACGAGGATGGTGCCTTCCCAGGTCACAGACCACACTCTCCCCGAACGTCCTACTCCTACAGTTGTCACATCCCTTTCTGGTGGTGTTGGGATGTGTTGCCAACTGCAACCCTCAGGACAAGTGCCATCAACACCACTACGAACCATAACCTGTTCACAAGAACACTTTTGTGATAATGGCTGCACTAAGTTACTACATTAAAATTTAAATCAGACATTATCTAAAAAAATTCCTTATTCAGACCAAAATCACTAATGCCTTCAAGAAATAAGGGAATacataaaagatatatttatgatacatgtAATATACAACTCACTGAAAGTAATACACCACTATCAACCTGTTAGATCCAGGTGACTAGGACATCTCATGAAATAATTTGGCCAGTGCCAGGGTGACAGGACTCGCTATAGGGTATGGTTGCCAAGTGGCGGGTGATAGGGACACCTGACCATGAGTGCATAAATCTTTTTGGAGGAAGACTGATTTAGTTGGTCTTTAGGGAGggactcttgcattatttccaatgTGATCTGCACCTACCTACAATTACCAGGGACACTGGGTGTATTacacaatgataaatatgaaaatataaaaaaataaaaaaaacccacatcATTACTTACTAATACCAATATAAAACAGTATAAACTACCTGGAGAAATAATTTGCTGCTCAACCAATAGgctattataatactgataaagcaTAACAAATGACAAACACAGTCCTCAGAAATTGGGAAATCAGCAAAAACACACCAACAGACAATGAGCTAACAGCACTggaaagaggaggcaaggggTCTTTCTGTGTTCGTGTTGGTCAGACCTATAAATCTGCACACCAGGGAGAAGTGCCACTCAAATAAGCCTAATGCCAAGATTTTGCTCCACATGCGAGGTGCAAGGAActcagatccaatgggttaacgaTGGATAAATAAGCAGTGAGTAACATACCCGACCAAAGACAGTAACACCCCACACCATGAGCTTGTCTGGGTCTTCACCAgccacctctcctcccccgacATTAATGTCAATGAAGGGTTCCTGTAATAGAGTACATGAAATATAAGTGTTTAGTATATGGGCATTCAACTTAGCGACCTACCTCTTTCTTGAATCTTGTTTATAATAATGAACTCTATCTCATTAACTGCCTTTTGTCATGCTTGTTAAGATAACTGGTTTAACAAAGATCTAAATGTGCccctaaataaatataataatattctgGTATACTATTGACAGCAAAATTCATCTTTAGAGTACCAAATGTTACAATATCAAGAACTAGCTCTTTCATTATctgtaatattataatattgactaactatttataacaattatgatgaaaacTTCTTCAGTTGTGATCAGTATCATGATATATCCAAAACCTTTTGAAGATGTTAAATAAAAGTGAACAATAATTCTTTATGCCTATATATCTgaagagtaattataatatataaaataattactgACAATGATTATGCCATGACaattgatggtgagggtgagggtgagggtgagggtgagggtgagggtgagggtgagggtgagggtgagggtgagggtgagggtgagggtgagggtgagggtgagggtgagggtgagggtgagggtgacagtaagagtgagtgagagtgactgTGATTGCGATTGTGATGGTAATACAAAAGGTACAGAGATACATGATCAACACCTACTTTAGTATGATCTTGATGAATGGGAGGCACAGCAGACCACGTGTCAAGGGCGACATATCTTCTATATCGCACCCACTTCCTTCGCCTCACACAAGAATTCCATTTCTTTTCCGCTGTATATGTCCTTGGGAAGTCTACAGCATAAGTCCACCCCTGCATTGAGTGTGAGATGTGAATAGAAATCCTGACACAAAGGCAGACAGAATCATAGTCCCCACGTGGATTGTGATAAAAATCTATAAAGTCATAAGTTGTGTAATAACAGTTAAACAATAAATTGAAGCGTCACATAATGGTATAACAAGTTAGAATAAACAATGAAGAGCATAATACAAATCAAAACAGCCTTTGTCACTGCTTGCTACCTCCTTGTCAAGAGCCTGTCCCTCATGCGTGTGATGGAGATGCCACGGTGACTCCCACGACCAAGCAAGAGTGGGGAGGGTGATGCCTGCCATCTTTCGGTCGGTGAGACCATCTTCACTCGAAAAGGAGGGACGGTCCGAGGGCAGCAAAACTCCACTGAAGCCTTCAATGGGGTTCCAGCGCTGGTGGAAGCAAGAGACATTTAGTAAAGCAATAAAGAATGAAGCACATTTCAGCAGTAAGTAAAACCAAAAGGCTTTTGTATTCTGTCTACAGCTGTCAACCTGATGCTACCTCAATCTAATAATTGTATtgacacacagatggctccataagATCTTAGTCACCAAGTAGTCAATTCAGTCTTACCTCTTTAcacctttccttgattttgggaaatatttattttatttcatatgtctattattattgttaatagcactgtgataattatgatgtcaataataacagcACTGAAATTTTTCCCTAAAACTCAAGGGAgtccttggtggctgagtacttgggatgccatctatgtgtagatacattttgcaagacaatactacagtgaacatcaGATTTTCCAAGCAGCATTGGGACAAATAGCTTAAAAATAATAGGATGGACTGAAAGACgtacagacagaacgacagacacagatacacacacccacacatgcagatagatagatatggacagaaagagacagacagaaacacagacagactgatagacagacggactgaTAGACACACggactgatagacagatgaatggatggatggatggatggatttatggatagattaatgaatgaataaatgaatcaaatgaatgagtaaatggacagacaaacagagacagcatgagaaagatagatggaactGAGACAGAATAtgaatcatggaaaaaaaaaaaaaataataataataataataataataataaaaaatcagctTTATTCATTACCTGATTTTCATACGACTCCTCACACACACGTATTGGGACGGATgagccatacacatacacatacacctggtGGTCTCCCCCAAGTGCCCAGATAACAGTCTCATGAGCCGAAACCCTCTTGAACTCAACGCCCAAATAGGGGAGTTCTCTCCACACAGACTGGTCCGTTGAGAGGCTGTACACCCGACCCTGGTTGTTGATGGCAAAGATCTGCGAGGAAGGCATCTTCTCCTGTTCTGGCTACACTTCCACCTGCCTACAGAGGGAAAAGTGGAGAAGAGGGTGAAATAcatgagatttttttctttttttgcaaataCTGGGCATAAAATCTTTGAAGAATTACCACAATTAATTCAAAATGCTTAACCTTTGCAGGATATGCCATCTTACAATCTGATGCAGCTGTGAACTACTGGATCTCAAAACAACTCCTTCTGTTAACTCAAATTAAAATTCACACAAAATCTAAAGATTAAACCTATATTATGAGAGTTGAAACATCCCCATAATTCTCTGGAATCCAGTGGGAATTAGGTAGAATTTGCCTTGTCTCCTCATTTTACCATGCCTATAGAAGTTCTCCTTGCACTATTCATTAGATCTAATTTcatatgaaaagggaaaataaagacgTAGCATTATCTGTTGTTCAAAATCACCATTAATTGAAAAAGACATTATGCTATTTGATAACTACCTGATCAATTAGCATAATAATATAAAggtaaatgataataagacacacataaatttatcaaGAGCATATGTGCTAACTGCCACCTCCTTCATACATGTCAGGACTCTGGCAAAGGCcttaaaaaaatcaacatataCTAAATATTACAGCAAGATAAAGCTTATAGACCTCCTTGGTGATCTATAATCAAATAAGGAAACAATCTCACACCTATCATTCCTGAATATAATTGGCAAAGGTTTCTTGGCCTTTGTGGGATCACTTAAACTAGAGGCTGTATCCATCACAAATCACAGCAAATAAAAGTTAATATGAATACAAAATGAGAACAAAGTTTTGTTCTAAAAAACAACAAGGCTGATAGTCTACTAACATTTATTACTATGGAATAGATTAGCAATACTATCAtcgataatatatatttagtttaacCAGAGACCTCATTTGGTACTGATGGTTTGAGGTATTCAGACATCGTAGGCCATTTACATATAGCCACCACCTGGCATCCTACCAGCTCTAATGATACCTTGATAAAGCCCCCCTCATACTTGGGTTTAAGTTCCCTAGAAAGCATGTCATCATTTGTCATAATGACTTTATCTATAAGCACTATTAGTATATTTTCATGCTCTTTTCAGCTACTTCGTGCTCTATTTCATGGTCTCCCGTTTCACAggcaatattgatataaatgattttagaatattaaaattacagtaatataaatatgttcacTGATAAAATTACTATAGACAtgttcactgatatatatatatatatatatatatatatatatatatatatatatatatatatatatatatatatgtatatatatatatatatatatatatatatatatatatatatatgtatatatatgtatatatatgtatatatatatatatatatatatatatatatatatgtatgtatgtatgtatgtgtgtgtgtatgtatatatacatatatatatatatatatatatatatatatatatatatatatatatatatatatatattgtatatatattgtatatatattgtatatatatattatatatatatatatatatatatatatatatatatatattcatatatattcatatatatctatataaattcttatatattcttatacattcttatacatttatatatatttatatatatttatatttatatatatatacacacacatatatatatacatttatttatatatatttatatatatatatatctataaatatctatatatatctatatacatctatatatatatctatatatatatatgtatatatatatatgtatatatgtatatacatatatatacacacatctatatacatctatatatatctatatatatatatgtatatatatgtatatatgtatatacatatatatacacaaacatacatatatacatatatacatacatacatacatacatacatacatacatacatatacatacatatacatacatacatatgcatacatacatatacatacatacatatacatacatacatatacatacatacatatacatacatacatatacatacatacatacatatacatacatatacatacatacatatacatatacatacatatacatacatacatacaaatatacacatacatatgtataatatatatatacacatatacatatatatacatatatatatatatatatatatatatatcattttcagcAATGCACAGCTAGTCTAAATTCAAGAAATACTCTTTGGATTATAAAGTTCATATCAAAATTCGTTAAAGGGTCAGTTTAAGTATTTAATTGTGTTGTTTAAAGGTTTACTCTTAAATTCACAGATAAAATACAGATTCACAGATAAAATTAACATTCTTATATAATACCCACCTTGTATTTATCAGCATTAATGAGTATACGAAACTACAAGAAGTAACGGTGAAGATAAAACCTCTCCCCAAAGAAATTGTAAATTTGAATGgggaaaaaatattcaaaaaaaaaaaaaaaaaaaaaactatggcaCAAAATCTCGAGAACTTGACAACACAGAAAATCGAAGATCCCGAAATTTCCGTGTCATTTTTCGTCTTAAAATCTAACAACACGACATATCTAATCGCCAGCTCTACTTACCAGAACATTCACATTCTTTTCAGCCCTGTTGCTTGCCCGAATTAACCCAATTTAACTCAGTTTAACACATTTTTCACTTTGATCTGACGACTCGCACATAATAAACAAGATATGACAGGGAGCAGTGTTACCAAGTGGGAGTataaattttccttttgtttatcacTATTTCGGGGGATTTTATTTCTTGGATGAGTGTATATTTATTGAAACCTTTTCCATTATGTATCCAGATTATAAAGGATTAGACAActgttatatcatgtatataaataaaaatatatttacagtgATTACAAGAATTAGTTTTAACTTGGTATCATTTATTTATAACTCCAGGTTATATAAAAGAGGAGTAAAACTATTTTTATAGCTATGATAGAGATATATTAGCTTTTTAAATTTAttctgataagaattataatattctATAAAAGTAGATATAGAAAAGTCATTTAAATCAATACTTTATATCACCAGTACTTATAAAATCTGGTTAACACAATTTTCCTGCTGAAGAAACAGACAATAGGAAGATAACGGCGGGattttcaaattgtttttttttttttttatccacattATAGGAAATcctgtataaaaaatataaaaaatcttatatactgttacactgtatatacatttttaaaaa
The window above is part of the Penaeus chinensis breed Huanghai No. 1 chromosome 14, ASM1920278v2, whole genome shotgun sequence genome. Proteins encoded here:
- the LOC125032448 gene encoding tectonin beta-propeller repeat-containing protein 1-like, coding for MPSSQIFAINNQGRVYSLSTDQSVWRELPYLGVEFKRVSAHETVIWALGGDHQVYVYVYGSSVPIRVCEESYENQRWNPIEGFSGVLLPSDRPSFSSEDGLTDRKMAGITLPTLAWSWESPWHLHHTHEGQALDKEGWTYAVDFPRTYTAEKKWNSCVRRRKWVRYRRYVALDTWSAVPPIHQDHTKEPFIDINVGGGEVAGEDPDKLMVWGVTVFGRVMVRSGVDGTCPEGCSWQHIPTPPERDVTTVGVGRSGRVWSVTWEGTILVRIGVTRDAPTGVDWIVVEPPNGSPLQQVAVGTKSVWALTRDHKVWFRRGLQASKEAASEHNRSGNGSSQSKADTGTTGSSWLKMVGMLNMISVGPNDQVWGIGSEDYNLLIRTGITETELTGRTWRPICLPIDISVTPEPTPSPSPAPSPGPLAKLTSGSESNTPVDGGLKKLEPQCDGESLLSIQTSDGEDLQSMATAMNNLKLLDHSASPPGGAVSTGDESENKNSAGLPNLQLKPKEKDEANVTGAGEKNETSPGHDSRDSSIKIRYPEDYPSSLSSSVVSDPGGEFISSFQASESSPVANGVIAVSEEGYKTKMSKGQLVEGETLGVPEEDRQSTKSDRAEEQTHEGPPSLQHSSGEWSESRLRHVSSSSAGSEAGLGRGSLVVMREEKPDYNVIPFQAEHLWLWISGGGCWVSANNMPRWFMSEGSPIMTSEPWRAEVLQRLHSRHEKEIKPFEGYEEAVEGSSWVITGQCRWWAGGQLVPATLELTMVGSRRSQVQDATLVVHYNLGSAKTVEISCCTILMSVISVEPGTAKSVVGIYHPSEPLHPKALVFSAETDAEDWLNHISNACNQFRGLTGRPSSYTVWAVTTRGDVYLHDCSVTEEELRAESVAAHKHLPFGSGATPVTLLLDRGFRPGCFISVSGKIHDKKADQFHINLQTSRGTDANIALHLNPRFSENAAVLNTKKKGHWGREEKADLSTMTPGSHCEISIVCDDKDFKISVNDKFWYSFNHRLSAADITHVVIRGSITVDSVTYNHGAGERQLNEWYWRGLGGHCLRVESGAGGVTWGISHDYHVYTYTGATGGGLYKGSSNDSDVNIMSDVRHMYVWENQRWNPVTGFTHRGLPTDRHTWSDQTGRHHKTREGTKLPSRHWSWMSEWCVDYHTPGGVDREGWQYATDFPLSYHGHRYMTDLVRRRRWVRKCRISTSGPWQQMEKVALVNLSVSPEYAANGTVPVWGVSVTGEVVYRHGVTPSRPEGEKWSLIPAECPMCYVCATVDSCGMWAVSKDGRAHLRIGINKKNPQGRQWVNVDAPNQPLLEIGAGAGIVWGLERGGGLYRRTNVLPLFPEGTSWEWVCGNVASISVGADGTLWAVMDSFESEKGPVQGVIARRVGVSHDCPIGTSWEHTLGTGWSHICARVPLPL